ATGAATTGTAAGTGAGTCCTTTGCCTGTTTCCTTGTATGTATCGTTCCAACGTGCTAAAAAGTGATTATATACGTAACGAGAACAACCAATCGTCTTTGTGATGAAGATTTCTTGTTCTTTGTTTGGGTAGATACGGAATTTGTATGCTTTGTTGACCAACATTGCTTTTCACCTCATTTTAGACCTTGACTTTCGATATACTTTTT
This is a stretch of genomic DNA from Litoribacterium kuwaitense. It encodes these proteins:
- a CDS encoding helix-turn-helix domain-containing protein codes for the protein MLVNKAYKFRIYPNKEQEIFITKTIGCSRYVYNHFLARWNDTYKETGKGLTYNS